In the genome of Armatimonadota bacterium, one region contains:
- the speD gene encoding adenosylmethionine decarboxylase gives MLGNPPAGVIEPRQDALAQDSFCFEVNPASIQQDAAQCLGTHLLVELYDCDPQSLERVDNVERALVEAARASGASIVSHFFHEFQPYGVSGVVVIEESHYTVHTWPERGYAAVDLFFCSELVKPELALEALRDAFRPKTVSVMKVQRGMRSASSDG, from the coding sequence ATGCTGGGGAACCCGCCTGCGGGCGTTATCGAGCCTCGCCAAGACGCATTGGCGCAGGATTCGTTTTGCTTCGAGGTCAACCCCGCTTCTATACAGCAGGATGCGGCCCAATGCTTGGGCACGCATCTATTGGTCGAACTTTACGACTGCGACCCGCAGAGCCTGGAGCGCGTCGATAACGTAGAGCGCGCTTTGGTCGAGGCGGCGAGGGCGTCCGGAGCGAGCATCGTGAGCCACTTTTTCCACGAGTTTCAGCCCTATGGCGTCTCTGGGGTTGTGGTGATCGAGGAGTCGCACTACACCGTGCACACCTGGCCCGAACGAGGCTATGCGGCGGTCGATCTTTTCTTCTGCAGCGAGTTGGTCAAACCCGAACTCGCCTTGGAAGCGCTGCGGGATGCCTTTCGCCCGAAGACGGTTTCGGTCATGAAGGTTCAGCGCGGGATGCGGTCGGCTTCGTCCGACGGTTGA